From the Solanum pennellii chromosome 4, SPENNV200 genome, one window contains:
- the LOC107016888 gene encoding uncharacterized protein LOC107016888 → MLITGSSLKLIQDTKEALQQAFKMKDLGELKYFLRMEFTRSNVGILMHQRKYALELIFEVGMTAAKPVGTPIDINVKLTSKVYDEHVKKEQVGEDDPLVDQTMCQRLIGKLLYIKRQSGQGLLLSSSSDGLVTTFCDADWASCVLTRKSVTGYMVKVGQSLVSWKTKKQTIVSKSSAEAEYRSLASTVLELVWLLGLLKEVGAEVQLPVHVYSDSKSTIQIAANPVYHE, encoded by the exons atgttgatcacTGGCAGCAGTCTAAAGCTAATACAAGATACAAAAGAAGCATTACAACAAGCCTTCAAGATGAAGGATCTAGGTGAATTAAAGTATTTCTTGAGAATGGAATTCACTAGATCAAATGTTGGTATATTGATGCATCAAAGGAAGTATGCTCTTGAACTAATATTTGAAGTTGGAATGACAGCAGCCAAACCTGTAGGTACACCTATTGACATCAATGTTAAACTTACATCAAAGGTGTATGATGAACATGTAAAGAAGGAACAAGTAGGGGAAGATGATCCACTTGTGGATCAAACAATGTGTCAAAGATTAATTGGCAAGTTATT ATATATAAAGAGACAATCTGGTCAAGGTTTATTGTTATCTAGCAGTTCAGATGGTTTGGTGACAACATTTTGTGATGCTGATTGGGCTTCTTGTGTGCTGACCAGAAAGTCTGTAACAGGATACATGGTAAAGGTTGGTCAGTCACTAGTTTCTTGGAAGACAAAGAAACAAACTATAGTCTCAAAGAGTTCAGCTGAAGCTGAATATAGGAGTCTTGCCTCCACTGTTTTAGAATTAGTATGGTTGCTTGGATTACTGAAAGAAGTAGGAGCTGAAGTACAATTACCAGTGCATGTGTATAGTGACAGCAAATCAACCATTCAAATTGCTGCAAATCCAGTGTATCACGAATGA
- the LOC107017385 gene encoding alkane hydroxylase MAH1-like has product MSIVGLGYIEIFLAILCFFLFHSLNHPKGYPKSWPIVGMLPSMLFHLKHIHDRLTVIMSESGGTFVPKGPLFAEMDILATIDPSNVHYIMSQNFMNFPKGKKFKELFDVLGDGIFNADMDLWKIQRKTTRSLVTHQQFYKFLIKTSRDKVEKGLINVLDHVCNKGVIVDLQDLFQRFTFDTTCILVTGYDPGCVSIDFPHVPFSKALDDAEEAILFRHVIPEPIWKLQRWLGIGEEKKLSKAWETMDDVIGNYISKKRDELTKIETHDDEVEENDEGFDLLTFYLKEGQDLGVNCDDKFLRDTILNLMIAGRDTTSSALTWFIWLVTKNPQVEKKLREEINSIIPKEEVGKFRVFNVHELNKLVYLHGALCDSLRLYPPVPFQHKEPLKEDTLPSGHKVHPKMMILFSLYAMARTESIWGKDCLEFKPERWISETGTIKHEPSYKFMAFNAGPRTCLGKEVAFTQMKAVAATIIHNYKVEVVEGQTIEPNSSIILYMRNGFKVRISRRWT; this is encoded by the coding sequence atgTCAATTGTTGGATTAGGTTACATTGAAATATTCCTAGCAATACtatgttttttcttatttcattccCTAAATCATCCAAAGGGATACCCAAAAAGCTGGCCAATTGTTGGTATGTTACCAAGTATGCTTTTTCACTTAAAACATATTCATGATAGGCTTACTGTCATCATGAGTGAATCAGGAGGAACTTTTGTACCAAAAGGTCCATTATTTGCAGAAATGGACATATTAGCTACAATTGATCCATCAAATGTACACTACATTATGAGtcaaaatttcatgaatttccctAAAGGGAAAAAATTCAAGGAACTTTTTGATGTTTTAGGAGATGGAATTTTCAACGCGGACATGGATTTATGGAAGATCCAAAGGAAAACAACTCGTTCTTTGGTCACTCATCAACAGTTTTACAAGTTTTTAATCAAGACTAGTCGCGATAAAGTGGAGAAAGGACTTATTAATGTTCTTGATCATGTTTGTAACAAGGGTGTCATTGTAGACTTACAAGATTTATTTCAAAGGTTCACTTTTGATACTacttgtatattagttactggATATGATCCTGGTTGTGTATCAATTGATTTCCCTCATGTTCCTTTTTCGAAAGCTTTGGATGATGCTGAAGAAGCTATTCTATTTAGACATGTTATACCTGAGCCAATTTGGAAGCTACAAAGATGGCTTGGAATTGGAGAGGAAAAAAAGTTGAGTAAAGCTTGGGAAACTATGGATGATGTTATAGGtaattatatatctaaaaaacGCGATGAGttaacaaaaattgaaactcATGATGATGAAGTGGAAGAGAACGATGAGGGTTTTGATCTTTTGACCTTTTATCTCAAAGAAGGTCAAGATTTGGGAGTGAATTGTGATGATAAGTTCTTGAGGGATACTATCTTGAACCTAATGATCGCGGGGCGTGACACTACTAGCTCAGCTCTCACATGGTTCATTTGGCTTGTCACAAAGAATCCACAAGTGGAGAAGAAATTAAGGGAAGAAATCAACTCAATTATTCCAAAAGAAGAAGTTGGAAAATTTAGGGTTTTCAATGTTCATGAATTGAACAAGTTGGTTTATTTACATGGTGCATTATGTGATTCACTAAGGTTATATCCACCTGTTCCATTTCAACACAAGGAGCCACTTAAAGAAGATACTCTCCCAAGTGGTCATAAAGTTCATCCAAAGATGATGATTTTGTTCTCATTGTATGCAATGGCGAGGACAGAGTCGATTTGGGGGAAAGATTGTTTAGAATTCAAGCCAGAAAGATGGATTTCAGAGACAGGAACGATAAAGCACGAGCCTTCGTATAAGTTCATGGCTTTTAATGCTGGACCAAGAACTTGTTTAGGGAAAGAAGTGGCTTTCACTCAAATGAAAGCTGTGGCTGCTACTATCATACATAATTACAAAGTTGAAGTTGTGGAAGGACAAACTATTGAACCTAATTCTTCTATTATTCTCTATATGAGAAATGGTTTTAAAGTAAGGATTAGTAGGAGATGGACTTAG
- the LOC107015759 gene encoding probable 20S rRNA accumulation protein 4 has translation MGGVFLGMPGTWAGNMHEAADHYTTKIGGLPDWPIPLPSASVDLFKCSSCRSDLSLLAQVYAPIAHKSLNIEERVIYVFCCLMPKCGSSTVSWRALRIQKSVNSEGLKSQSDKAVSSSASLSSSDSLEEDDDEDDDDIDLAELGRALSEAASLASQSKKQNRGRKLTAKTSSPVCADRVIDKKLPVVPCFYIYAEEEKFSKNDASVCSKNISSPIKDHESDPDTKEETWEVEDYEYDRALNADRVYLKFKKRVDAYPEQCFRYSYGGRPLLASEDAGDPGMCRLCGAARQYEMQLMPPLLYFLQEAVSEKEKHALDNWNWMTLIVYTCSQNCSNDNSSDDGWTVAEEVVVVQYE, from the exons ATGGGGGGAGTGTTTTTAGGTATGCCAGGAACGTGGGCAGGTAATATGCACGAAGCTGCTGACCATTATACAACAAAAATCGGTGGACTTCCT gATTGGCCTATTCCTCTTCCTTCAGCAAGTGTTGATTTATTCAAATGCAGTTCTTGTAGAAGTGATTTGTCTCTTCTTGCACAG GTTTATGCCCCAATCGCACATAAGAGTTTGAACATTGAAGAGCGTGTAATCTATGTTTTTTGCTGTTTAATGCCAAAATGTGGGAGCTCTACTGTAAG CTGGAGAGCTCTTAGAATCCAAAAGTCTGTAAATAGTGAAGGTTTAAAGAGCCAGTCTGATAAGGCTGTCTCCTCGTCTGCATCTTTATCGTCATCTGACTCTTTGGAagaggatgatgatgaagatgatgatgacATAGACCTTGCTGAGTTGGGTAGAGCACTTTCTGAAGCTGCAAGCCTAGCTTCGCAATCCAAGAAACAAAACCGTGGTCGTAAATTAACTGCCAAAACTTCATCCCCTGTCTGTGCAGACAGAGTAATTGATAAAAAGTTACCAG TGGTTCCTTGCTTCTATATATATGCTGAGGAagagaaattttcaaaaaatgatgcTTCTGTCTGTTCAAAAAATATCTCATCTCCAATCAAGGACCATGAAAGTGATCCTGATACTAAAGAAGAAACATGGGAGGTGGAAGATTATGAGTACGATAGGGCATTGAATGCTGACAGGGTTTACCTTAAGTTCAAAAAGCGAGTAGATGCATATCCAGAACAGTGTTTCAG ATACTCATATGGTGGAAGGCCGCTTTTGGCTTCTGAAGATGCTGGTGATCCAGGGATGTGCAGGCTTTGTGGTGCAGCACGTCAATATGAAATGCAGCTGATGCCCCCATTGCTGTATTTTCTGCAGGAAGCCGTGAGCGAGAAAGAAAAACATGCCTTGGATAACTGGAATTGGATGACTTTAATAGTGTATACTTGCTCACAG AACTGTTCAAACGATAACTCTAGCGATGATGGCTGGACTGTGGCTGAGGAAGTTGTTGTCGTACAGTATGAATAG